The following proteins are encoded in a genomic region of Hippoglossus hippoglossus isolate fHipHip1 chromosome 3, fHipHip1.pri, whole genome shotgun sequence:
- the cops2 gene encoding COP9 signalosome complex subunit 2 isoform X2 produces the protein MSDMEDDFMCDDEEDYDLEYSEDSNSEPNVDLENQYYNSKALKEDDPKAALSSFQKVLELEGEKGEWGFKALKQMIKINFKLTNFPEMMNRYKQLLTYIRSAVTRNYSEKSINSILDYISTSKQMDLLQEFYETTLEALKDAKNDRLWFKTNTKLGKLYLEREEYGKLQKILRQLHQSCQTDDGEDDLKKGTQLLEIYALEIQMYTAQKNNKKLKALYEQSLHIKSAIPHPLIMGVIRECGGKMHLREGEFEKAHTDFFEAFKNYDESGSPRRTTCLKYLVLANMLMKSGINPFDSQEAKPYKNDPEILAMTNLVSAYQNNDITEFEKILKTNHSNIMDDPFIREHIEELLRNIRTQVLIKLIKPYTRIHIPFISKELNIDVCDVESLLVQCILDNTIHGRIDQVNQLLELDYQKRGGARYTALDKWTNQLNSLNQAIVSKLT, from the exons ATGTCCGACATGGAAGACGATTTCATGTGCGACGATGAGGAAGATTACGACCTG GAATACTCAGAGGACAGCAACTCGGAGCCAAACGTGGACCTCGAGAACCAGTACTACAACTCAAAAGCCCTGAAGGAGGATGATCCCAAAGCAGCGCTCAGCAGCTTCCAGAAG gtgctggagctggagggagagaaaggagaatgGGGATTCAAAGCATTGAAGCAGATGATCAAAATCAACTTCAAGCTG ACCAACTTCCCAGAGATGATGAACCGGTACAAGCAGCTGCTGACGTACATCAGAAGTGCTGTCACCAGGAACTACTCGGAGAAGTCTATCAACTCCATTCTGGACTATATCTCTACCTCCAAACAG ATGGACTTGCTACAGGAGTTCTATGAAACCACACTTGAGGCTTTGAAAGATGCAAAAAATGACAGACTGTGGTTTAAAACGAACACAAAG TTGGGGAAGCTGTacttggagagagaagagtaTGGGAAACTGCAGAAGATCCTTAGGCAACTTCATCAGTCATGTCAG ACAGATGATGGGGAGGATGATCTGAAGAAAGGCACACAGCTGTTGGAGATCTATGCTCTGGAGATCCAGATGTACacagcacagaaaaacaacaagaaattGAAAGCCCTGTATGAGCAGTCACTTCACATTAAATCTGCCATTCCTCACCCGCTCATCATGGGAGTCATCAGAG AGTGCGGCGGGAAGATGCACCTGAGAGAGGGGGAGTTTGAGAAAGCTCACACAGACTTCTTTGAGGCCTTTAAAAACTATGATGAGTCCGGAAGCCCACGAAGGACAACATGCCTGAAGTACCTGGTCTTAGCCAACATGCTGATGAAGTCAGGAATAAACCCATTTGACTCTCAAGAG gcCAAACCATACAAAAATGACCCAGAGATCCTAGCAATGACAAACTTAGTAAG CGCCTACCAGAACAATGACATTACTGAATTTGAgaaaattttgaaaacaaatcacagTAACATAATGGACGACCCCTTCATAAGAGAGCACATAGAGG AGCTCTTGAGGAACATTAGAACTCAAGTACTTATCAAACTCATCAAACCCTACACAAGAATACACATCCCTTTCATTTCTAAG gagctgaACATTGACGTGTGTGATGTGGAGAGTTTGCTGGTGCAGTGTATCTTGGATAA CACAATCCACGGCCGCATTGACCAAGTGAACCAGCTACTAGAACTGGACTACcagaagagagggggggctCGCTACACAGCTTTAGACAAATGGACAAATCAGCTGAACTCTCTGAACCAAGCCATCGTTAGCAAGCTCACATGA
- the cops2 gene encoding COP9 signalosome complex subunit 2 isoform X1: MSDMEDDFMCDDEEDYDLEYSEDSNSEPNVDLENQYYNSKALKEDDPKAALSSFQKVLELEGEKGEWGFKALKQMIKINFKLTLQTNFPEMMNRYKQLLTYIRSAVTRNYSEKSINSILDYISTSKQMDLLQEFYETTLEALKDAKNDRLWFKTNTKLGKLYLEREEYGKLQKILRQLHQSCQTDDGEDDLKKGTQLLEIYALEIQMYTAQKNNKKLKALYEQSLHIKSAIPHPLIMGVIRECGGKMHLREGEFEKAHTDFFEAFKNYDESGSPRRTTCLKYLVLANMLMKSGINPFDSQEAKPYKNDPEILAMTNLVSAYQNNDITEFEKILKTNHSNIMDDPFIREHIEELLRNIRTQVLIKLIKPYTRIHIPFISKELNIDVCDVESLLVQCILDNTIHGRIDQVNQLLELDYQKRGGARYTALDKWTNQLNSLNQAIVSKLT; the protein is encoded by the exons ATGTCCGACATGGAAGACGATTTCATGTGCGACGATGAGGAAGATTACGACCTG GAATACTCAGAGGACAGCAACTCGGAGCCAAACGTGGACCTCGAGAACCAGTACTACAACTCAAAAGCCCTGAAGGAGGATGATCCCAAAGCAGCGCTCAGCAGCTTCCAGAAG gtgctggagctggagggagagaaaggagaatgGGGATTCAAAGCATTGAAGCAGATGATCAAAATCAACTTCAAGCTG ACCCTGCAGACCAACTTCCCAGAGATGATGAACCGGTACAAGCAGCTGCTGACGTACATCAGAAGTGCTGTCACCAGGAACTACTCGGAGAAGTCTATCAACTCCATTCTGGACTATATCTCTACCTCCAAACAG ATGGACTTGCTACAGGAGTTCTATGAAACCACACTTGAGGCTTTGAAAGATGCAAAAAATGACAGACTGTGGTTTAAAACGAACACAAAG TTGGGGAAGCTGTacttggagagagaagagtaTGGGAAACTGCAGAAGATCCTTAGGCAACTTCATCAGTCATGTCAG ACAGATGATGGGGAGGATGATCTGAAGAAAGGCACACAGCTGTTGGAGATCTATGCTCTGGAGATCCAGATGTACacagcacagaaaaacaacaagaaattGAAAGCCCTGTATGAGCAGTCACTTCACATTAAATCTGCCATTCCTCACCCGCTCATCATGGGAGTCATCAGAG AGTGCGGCGGGAAGATGCACCTGAGAGAGGGGGAGTTTGAGAAAGCTCACACAGACTTCTTTGAGGCCTTTAAAAACTATGATGAGTCCGGAAGCCCACGAAGGACAACATGCCTGAAGTACCTGGTCTTAGCCAACATGCTGATGAAGTCAGGAATAAACCCATTTGACTCTCAAGAG gcCAAACCATACAAAAATGACCCAGAGATCCTAGCAATGACAAACTTAGTAAG CGCCTACCAGAACAATGACATTACTGAATTTGAgaaaattttgaaaacaaatcacagTAACATAATGGACGACCCCTTCATAAGAGAGCACATAGAGG AGCTCTTGAGGAACATTAGAACTCAAGTACTTATCAAACTCATCAAACCCTACACAAGAATACACATCCCTTTCATTTCTAAG gagctgaACATTGACGTGTGTGATGTGGAGAGTTTGCTGGTGCAGTGTATCTTGGATAA CACAATCCACGGCCGCATTGACCAAGTGAACCAGCTACTAGAACTGGACTACcagaagagagggggggctCGCTACACAGCTTTAGACAAATGGACAAATCAGCTGAACTCTCTGAACCAAGCCATCGTTAGCAAGCTCACATGA